The Rhodobacter sp. genome segment TCTATGGCGGCGGCGCGGGCCGTTTTTATCCCGACCTCTGGTCACGCTTTGTCGATCCCATCCCCGAGGGAGAGCGCGGCAACCTGATCGCCGCCTATCATCGCCGCCTGTTCAGCGGCAATTTCGCCGAGGAAGCCCGCTTTGCCCGCCTGTGGGCCGATTGGGAAAACGCGCTGGCCAGTGTCGAGACCCGGGTGTTCCATGACACCCCCGTCGATTACGCGCGCGCCTTTGCCCGGCTCGAGAATCACTATTTCACCAACCATTGCTTCTTCGAGAGCGACGGGCAGCTGATCGCCGACCTGCCCCGCATGGCCGAGGTTCCCGGCACCATCGTGCAGGGGCAGTTCGACATGATCTGCCCGCCGGTCACCGCCTGGCGGCTGCACCGACATTGGCCCAGCAGCACGCTGCGAATGGTGCCCATGGCCGGCCACGCCCTGTCCGAACCGGGCATCACGGCCGAGCTGGTGCGGGTGATGGACACGTTGCGCACCGCGCGGCGTTAGCCCAGGCGGAATTCGGCGATTTCGGTGCGTTGCAGGACGCTCTGATTGTCGTCGGACACGGTCGTCGCCCAGATCCGCCCGGCACCGTCCCGCGTGATCGAGATCCCCTCGTGATTGTCCAGCGCGCCCAGCGCGGTTTCCACCAGGGTTTCAGGCTGATCCCAGGCATCGGGGCGCAGGCGGCTGATGCGGGTCGCAAAGAACGCCAGACGGAACTTGCGCTCCAACAGATAGAGATTGCCGTCGGGGCCGAAATCCGCGCCCACCGGGACAAACCCGCCCCGTCGCGGCACCCGCCCGGCGACGTGCCACCGGTCGGTCAGCCGCCACAGGGGAAAACTGTCGCCGTCGGGGGTTTCGGGCAGGGTAAAGGCGACGCCCCGTGCATCCAGCGCCAACGCCTCGAGCGCGCGATTGCCCGGCAACCCGCGCCAGGCCGGATCGCGCGCCAGGCGTTGCGGGGCGCCCCGTTCGTCATCCAGCCGGGCAACGCGCGCGGGGCCTTCGTAGGACACGAACAGGGTGCCGTCGGGCCTCTGGTCCAGCCCCTCGCTGTCGCCGCCCCCGGCCAGGGGGAAATGCGCGATTTCCTCGATCCCGGTCAGGCGCTCGTCGGTGTCGCGCAGCAGCGCGATCCGCACCAGAAAGGCCCGGTCGCTCAGCACCAGGGCGCGGCGGCGGTCCGACCGCAGCTCGATCGCCGAGAAGCCGCCAAAATAGCGCCCCTGACCCTGCCAGCGCACCAGCGCGTCGGGGCGGCTGCTGACGGCGCGCGCGGCGCGCGCGGGCACCAGCGCGGCGGCGGCGGCCAGGGTCAGCAGATGGCGGCGCGAAATCGTCATGACGACGGACCCTATGGGCGAATTCCGGCGTGCGAAACCGCCCCCGACGACATATCGCTTGAAGTTTACCGGACGCAGGCGTATAGCCACCTCAACAGCGGCGCTGCGGGGTCCAAACCCGTAGCCCACCGAACAGTTTCGCGGGCCGCTTCGGCCCGTTTTTTCATTTCTGGAGGTCCGCGATGAGCGACTTCGCTTCCCCCGGCGACCTGGTGGCACGCACCGCCATCGACCGCCGTCTGGCCGAGATCGTCAAACCTGCTGTCGAGGCTGCCGGTTTCGAACTGGTGCGCCTGCGGCTGATGTCGGGCAAGACGCGCACCTTGCAGATCATGGCCGACCGCGCCGAGGGCGGGATCGAGATCGACGAACTGGGCGAGATCACCACCCTGGTCGGCGCTGTTCTGGACGTCGAGGACCCGCTGGAAGACGCCTATGTGCTGGAAGTGTCCAGCCCCGGCATCGACCGGCCCCTGACCCGGCTCAAGGATTTCGACACCTGGTCGGGTCACGAGGCCCGCATCGAGACCAGCGAACTGATCGACGGCCGCCGCCGGTTCAAGGGCACGCTTCAGGGCACCGAGGACGGCGAAGTGCTGATCGAGATCGAGGAACAGGGCGAACCCGTGACCATCGGCCTGCAATTCGAATGGCTCAGCGACGCCAAGCTGATCCTGACAGACGCGTTGATCGAGGAAACACTGCGCGCACGCAAAAGCGCCGGCGTCATCAACGAAACCGATTTTGACGACATCGAAACCGAACCCGCTTCCGAGGAGGAGTGATTCATGGCCATCACCAGCGCCAACCAGCTTGAACTGCTGCAAACCGCCGAAGCGGTCGCGCGTGAGAAACTGATCGATCCGGAACTGGTCGTTCAGGCGATGGAGGACAGCCTCGCACGCGCCGCCAAGTCGCGGTATGGCGCCGACATGGACATCCGCGTCCACATCGACCGCAAGACGGGCCGCGCGCAATTCACCCGCGTCCGCACCGTGGTCGAGGACGACCTGCTGGAAAACCATCATGCCGAAGTGACCGTCGCGCAGGCGAAGCAGTATCTCGCGGATCCGCAGATCGGCGACGAGATCGCCGACGAGGTGCCGCCGGTGGAACTGGGCCGAATCGCCGCCCAATCCGCCAAGCAGGTCATCTTGCAAAAAGTCCGCGAGGCCGAGCGCGACCGCCAGTATGACGAATTCCGCGACCGTGTCGGCACGAT includes the following:
- the pip gene encoding prolyl aminopeptidase — translated: MDKSHEQKSAVAHLYPPLEPHARHSLDVGDGHTLYVEESGNPAGRPVVVLHGGPGGGSSPMMRRFFDPAHYRIVLFDQRGCGRSRPHASVSANSTQHLIRDIEQIRATLGIDRWIVFGGSWGATLALAYAQTHPARAAWLVLRGVFLGTAEELDWFYGGGAGRFYPDLWSRFVDPIPEGERGNLIAAYHRRLFSGNFAEEARFARLWADWENALASVETRVFHDTPVDYARAFARLENHYFTNHCFFESDGQLIADLPRMAEVPGTIVQGQFDMICPPVTAWRLHRHWPSSTLRMVPMAGHALSEPGITAELVRVMDTLRTARR
- a CDS encoding esterase-like activity of phytase family protein; amino-acid sequence: MTISRRHLLTLAAAAALVPARAARAVSSRPDALVRWQGQGRYFGGFSAIELRSDRRRALVLSDRAFLVRIALLRDTDERLTGIEEIAHFPLAGGGDSEGLDQRPDGTLFVSYEGPARVARLDDERGAPQRLARDPAWRGLPGNRALEALALDARGVAFTLPETPDGDSFPLWRLTDRWHVAGRVPRRGGFVPVGADFGPDGNLYLLERKFRLAFFATRISRLRPDAWDQPETLVETALGALDNHEGISITRDGAGRIWATTVSDDNQSVLQRTEIAEFRLG
- the rimP gene encoding ribosome maturation factor RimP — protein: MSDFASPGDLVARTAIDRRLAEIVKPAVEAAGFELVRLRLMSGKTRTLQIMADRAEGGIEIDELGEITTLVGAVLDVEDPLEDAYVLEVSSPGIDRPLTRLKDFDTWSGHEARIETSELIDGRRRFKGTLQGTEDGEVLIEIEEQGEPVTIGLQFEWLSDAKLILTDALIEETLRARKSAGVINETDFDDIETEPASEEE